The following are from one region of the Prevotella communis genome:
- a CDS encoding FHA domain-containing protein gives MKVYSIGRDAACNIVIDDNSDVISRRHAILNVAPSGKMTIVDQSHNGTYVNGIRISSNVPVPVTRKDNISFAHVARLDWNQIPNTSGAIVRWSIIGVIAVLLVAGGAWGFFTWFGSEAPEEPVPVAVDSTELKNEQQRIAEQEKHIQDSIAKHVQDSIEKAQKEAAEKAASKKNVKKAEPKKDNAKEKAEPKKEEPKPTRVRG, from the coding sequence ATGAAAGTCTATTCAATTGGAAGAGATGCCGCCTGTAATATCGTCATTGACGACAATTCCGACGTCATCAGCAGACGGCACGCTATTCTGAACGTAGCGCCGTCCGGGAAAATGACGATTGTGGACCAGAGCCACAATGGTACCTATGTTAACGGTATCCGTATCTCATCGAATGTGCCGGTGCCCGTAACTCGCAAGGACAATATCTCGTTTGCCCATGTGGCTCGTCTGGACTGGAACCAGATTCCTAATACCAGTGGGGCTATCGTGCGTTGGAGTATCATCGGTGTTATAGCAGTATTGCTGGTGGCTGGTGGTGCCTGGGGATTCTTTACTTGGTTTGGCAGTGAAGCACCTGAAGAGCCTGTGCCTGTTGCTGTTGACTCAACTGAGTTGAAGAACGAACAGCAGCGGATTGCTGAGCAAGAGAAGCATATCCAGGATTCTATCGCGAAACACGTGCAGGACTCTATAGAGAAGGCGCAGAAGGAGGCAGCAGAAAAGGCTGCATCCAAAAAGAACGTGAAGAAGGCAGAGCCTAAGAAAGACAATGCCAAGGAAAAGGCAGAACCCAAGAAGGAAGAGCCGAAGCCCACACGTGTACGTGGATAA
- a CDS encoding PP2C family protein-serine/threonine phosphatase: MELKKLHYSEEDIFIGFAESRIGGRAENQDSYLSKQTERGFVVTVCDGMGGGPGGKTASAIAVNEIIAGIDEANKDEATANVIIKAIRRANMAIIEAGNETPALKGMGSTATVLLLTDQSAFVAHVGDSRIYQFRGRKKVFRTFDHSMVFDLVKQKVITEEQARLSAQSNVITRALGAKPDVEVEVQEVPYLKGDRFLLCSDGIHGSMPEEELIKLATEKGRALGPITDNIATVVDELGRREGGGHDNLTIALVETRINSKLKTTMSKQTKILMLCLAAVCAISIVCNIAQYATRPDTAELDKQVAELQQKDSLSADSINRLNDSISKVNASLDQIKAIVNQVKEPNNKNKK; encoded by the coding sequence ATGGAACTGAAAAAGTTGCATTATAGTGAAGAGGATATCTTTATCGGCTTTGCGGAATCCCGCATTGGTGGTAGGGCAGAGAATCAGGACTCCTATCTCTCGAAACAGACGGAGCGCGGATTTGTCGTTACCGTGTGCGACGGTATGGGAGGCGGTCCTGGTGGCAAGACGGCATCTGCCATTGCTGTCAACGAGATTATAGCGGGTATCGACGAGGCCAATAAGGACGAGGCAACTGCCAATGTGATTATCAAGGCTATCAGACGTGCCAATATGGCCATCATAGAGGCTGGCAACGAGACGCCTGCCCTGAAGGGCATGGGCTCTACGGCCACCGTACTGCTGCTCACCGACCAGTCGGCCTTCGTGGCCCATGTGGGCGATAGTCGCATCTATCAATTCCGAGGCAGGAAGAAGGTATTCCGTACCTTTGACCACTCCATGGTGTTTGACCTGGTGAAACAAAAGGTGATCACGGAAGAACAGGCACGCCTGTCGGCACAGTCGAACGTGATTACGCGTGCACTGGGTGCCAAACCCGATGTGGAGGTGGAGGTGCAGGAGGTGCCTTACCTGAAGGGCGACCGTTTTCTGCTCTGCTCAGACGGCATCCACGGTTCGATGCCTGAGGAGGAGCTCATCAAACTGGCCACGGAGAAGGGTAGGGCATTAGGTCCCATCACAGATAATATTGCTACAGTAGTAGACGAACTGGGACGCAGGGAAGGCGGCGGGCATGACAACCTGACGATAGCCCTTGTAGAAACACGTATTAACTCAAAACTTAAAACAACCATGTCAAAGCAAACCAAGATTTTGATGTTGTGTCTGGCAGCAGTCTGCGCCATCAGCATCGTATGCAATATAGCCCAATATGCCACAAGGCCCGATACGGCAGAACTGGATAAACAGGTGGCTGAATTGCAACAGAAAGATAGTCTCAGTGCTGATAGTATCAATCGGCTGAATGACAGTATATCCAAAGTGAATGCCAGTCTGGATCAGATAAAGGCTATCGTGAACCAAGTAAAAGAACCTAATAACAAAAACAAAAAATAA
- a CDS encoding serine/threonine protein kinase, with the protein MPNTVRQTVVTRKGDPYIYLWVMNEWYCYNPQEPPVGSGAMGDVYRGFRCKNGAPVAIKRVKDAYANSKMIRERARQEASLAFRHPNLVEMVGYCEYAPDSGPIFMISNFVQGENIDVFVKKLANSPNRVEKICNAMYSVLDALDYVHSRGVIHRDIKPSNIMVENDSNIRLMDLGIARMNGGNKFSAFGFIGTPEYSAPEQITREQNGTSVQINATTDIYALGITFYELLTGSNPMASNVEAETLTRQMKNPLPSSDLIPHKLMDVLWKATEKEQAKRYQTARAFREAIEASLLPDPPMSERIGVWLGQYWVLAAGIAVGLFVIISIIIIILIMLWN; encoded by the coding sequence ATGCCTAATACAGTCAGACAAACAGTAGTCACAAGGAAGGGTGACCCGTATATCTACTTATGGGTCATGAACGAGTGGTATTGCTACAATCCGCAGGAACCACCTGTGGGCAGTGGTGCCATGGGCGACGTGTACCGTGGGTTCAGATGCAAGAATGGCGCACCTGTGGCCATCAAGCGCGTGAAGGATGCCTATGCCAACAGCAAGATGATACGAGAACGCGCCAGACAGGAGGCATCGCTGGCATTCCGTCATCCTAACCTGGTGGAGATGGTGGGTTATTGCGAGTATGCCCCCGACAGCGGTCCTATCTTCATGATCAGTAATTTCGTGCAAGGCGAGAATATCGATGTGTTCGTGAAGAAGCTGGCCAACAGTCCTAACAGGGTGGAGAAGATCTGCAACGCCATGTATTCCGTGCTCGACGCCCTGGACTATGTACACTCCCGCGGGGTGATTCATCGTGATATCAAGCCTTCGAATATCATGGTAGAGAACGACTCCAATATCCGACTCATGGACCTGGGTATCGCCCGTATGAACGGCGGTAACAAGTTCTCGGCCTTTGGCTTCATCGGCACACCGGAGTATTCCGCTCCAGAGCAGATTACACGCGAACAGAACGGTACCAGCGTACAGATCAACGCGACGACGGACATTTATGCCCTGGGTATCACCTTCTATGAACTGCTGACGGGCAGTAACCCGATGGCCAGTAATGTGGAGGCCGAGACCCTGACACGTCAGATGAAGAACCCACTTCCCAGTAGCGACCTGATTCCGCATAAGCTGATGGACGTGCTGTGGAAGGCCACGGAGAAGGAGCAGGCCAAGCGCTACCAGACGGCGAGGGCATTCAGGGAGGCCATAGAGGCATCCCTCCTGCCAGACCCGCCCATGTCGGAGAGAATAGGCGTGTGGCTCGGGCAATACTGGGTCCTGGCGGCAGGAATCGCTGTGGGGCTGTTTGTCATCATTAGTATAATCATCATAATTTTAATCATGTTATGGAACTGA
- a CDS encoding serine/threonine protein kinase, whose amino-acid sequence MAIYRLQGKAEKRSGIYYEFDPSEEPLGEGGMGKVYKGRCVNEVTGTAFDVAIKFMFSDLPAHAIERARREASIQIRHDNLVEMLGFIDIEEKGPLGDIQHHYHVVSELLDGIMLDDLLAGKLTNKRGEPMPFAQKLYNDYQRDPYHFATYIIRNVLSGLMALHDAGYIHRDIDPTNIMITSNGHIKLIDFGIAKQMQSLTTNDKSLTVAGVFMGKPEYAAPELILGDIKSQDKTTDIYAVGILLFQCIIGHPPFEGDRHEVMNKQLHQKMPLGLIKNKQIRKIIETATDKTRAKRFRSAAEFRVALDQIALNGTGGGFEWKPLYTYIIGGVAACGIIVGGAVLAITSLSGEKEQNIEEKPYVFVPDEVKAMEDENLTAQADTVAPEVAPAPAPEPAPVTFGSAIAALHRATTASEGFAQLESLSKDGNADATYLVSRLYFKSKLKDDYCPDSITRMQKMLKIGVDNRKAHRLLEISIEQNPRNYQALYELACDYWKGAQRTEAVQKRDADKAIDCFCKAMEHARRANDRLYIRMITGYRADIVKWLDNVKDISEYRSQLPKWKRQVEKMK is encoded by the coding sequence ATGGCAATATACAGATTACAGGGCAAAGCCGAGAAACGCAGTGGCATCTATTATGAGTTTGACCCCTCAGAGGAACCACTAGGCGAGGGCGGCATGGGCAAGGTGTATAAGGGACGCTGTGTCAACGAGGTGACAGGCACTGCCTTTGATGTGGCTATCAAGTTCATGTTTAGCGACCTGCCTGCTCATGCCATCGAGCGAGCTCGAAGAGAAGCCTCCATCCAGATACGCCATGACAACCTGGTGGAGATGCTGGGCTTCATAGATATAGAGGAGAAAGGTCCGCTGGGAGATATCCAGCATCACTACCACGTGGTGAGTGAACTGCTGGACGGCATTATGCTGGACGACCTGCTGGCAGGAAAGTTGACCAATAAGCGCGGCGAGCCGATGCCGTTTGCCCAGAAGTTGTACAACGACTATCAGCGTGATCCCTATCACTTCGCTACGTATATCATCAGGAATGTGTTGTCGGGCTTGATGGCGCTGCATGATGCCGGTTATATCCATCGTGATATTGACCCTACTAACATCATGATTACATCCAACGGCCATATCAAGCTGATTGACTTTGGTATAGCCAAGCAGATGCAGTCGCTCACCACGAACGACAAGTCGCTGACGGTGGCAGGCGTGTTTATGGGTAAGCCGGAATACGCAGCACCGGAGCTGATTCTGGGTGATATCAAGAGTCAGGACAAGACCACGGATATCTATGCCGTTGGTATCCTGCTATTCCAGTGTATCATTGGCCATCCGCCCTTTGAAGGCGACAGGCATGAGGTGATGAACAAGCAGTTGCACCAGAAGATGCCGCTGGGACTTATCAAGAACAAGCAGATACGCAAGATTATCGAGACGGCAACCGACAAGACGCGTGCCAAGCGTTTCAGGAGTGCAGCGGAATTCCGTGTGGCCCTGGACCAGATAGCACTGAACGGCACGGGCGGTGGCTTCGAGTGGAAACCCCTCTATACATATATAATAGGTGGCGTAGCTGCTTGTGGCATCATCGTCGGTGGTGCAGTTCTTGCTATCACATCCCTGTCGGGCGAAAAGGAACAGAATATCGAAGAAAAGCCGTATGTCTTTGTTCCAGACGAGGTAAAGGCTATGGAGGATGAAAACCTTACGGCGCAGGCCGACACCGTTGCGCCTGAAGTAGCCCCAGCACCTGCGCCCGAACCGGCACCTGTGACCTTTGGCTCTGCTATTGCAGCCCTGCACCGGGCGACGACAGCCTCAGAGGGTTTTGCACAGTTGGAAAGCCTTTCGAAAGACGGCAATGCCGATGCTACCTACCTGGTGAGTCGCCTCTATTTCAAGAGCAAGCTCAAGGATGACTACTGTCCTGACTCCATTACGAGGATGCAGAAGATGCTGAAGATAGGTGTTGACAACCGTAAGGCTCACCGTCTGCTGGAGATTAGCATTGAACAGAATCCCAGGAACTACCAGGCTCTGTATGAACTGGCCTGCGACTACTGGAAGGGTGCCCAGCGTACGGAGGCTGTGCAGAAGCGCGATGCCGACAAGGCGATAGACTGTTTCTGCAAGGCCATGGAGCATGCCAGACGGGCAAACGACAGGCTGTACATCCGTATGATAACTGGCTATCGTGCAGATATCGTGAAGTGGCTTGATAATGTGAAGGATATATCTGAATACCGTTCCCAGTTGCCTAAGTGGAAACGTCAGGTAGAGAAAATGAAATAA
- a CDS encoding FHA domain-containing protein: protein MSQNKTVIPGLEPADANYGQGNASSNFYSRNSQAASRGTVIPGMGANTPDVSADNRPQQRQANPTGKPVIGFLYSVSRTPAGEYWPLHIGQNTIGKAPSCDICLQEGTVSSDHAVLVVRKMKNPEKVIASISDARSTNGTMLNGQSLGFSAEECKNGDIITIGDNYELYLILIDAASLGLKPVEGFIATEAAEEEVNDGPEPFFPGSQRPTRPGDDFNPYDYNPGGGTVGLDGSNPFDKGGTVGL, encoded by the coding sequence ATGTCACAGAACAAAACCGTTATCCCAGGCTTAGAGCCGGCAGATGCAAACTATGGTCAAGGTAATGCATCTTCTAATTTCTATTCTCGTAATTCACAGGCTGCCTCTCGTGGTACTGTTATCCCGGGCATGGGTGCAAACACCCCCGATGTCTCTGCCGACAACCGTCCACAGCAGCGCCAGGCAAATCCTACGGGCAAACCCGTGATCGGTTTCCTCTATTCTGTATCGCGTACGCCTGCAGGCGAGTACTGGCCCCTGCATATCGGTCAGAACACCATCGGCAAGGCTCCTTCGTGCGATATCTGTCTGCAGGAAGGCACCGTATCGTCAGATCATGCCGTGCTGGTGGTCAGGAAGATGAAGAACCCCGAGAAGGTGATTGCCTCTATCAGCGATGCCCGCTCTACGAATGGCACCATGCTGAACGGACAGAGCCTTGGCTTCTCGGCCGAGGAATGCAAGAATGGTGATATCATTACCATTGGCGACAACTACGAGCTTTACCTGATTCTGATTGATGCCGCTTCACTGGGCCTGAAACCGGTAGAGGGCTTTATCGCTACCGAGGCAGCAGAGGAAGAGGTGAACGACGGACCGGAGCCATTCTTCCCCGGCAGTCAGCGCCCCACCAGACCAGGCGACGATTTCAACCCGTATGATTATAATCCTGGCGGCGGCACCGTGGGATTGGATGGTTCAAACCCCTTTGACAAGGGTGGTACTGTAGGTCTTTAA
- a CDS encoding IS4 family transposase: MSKGTTIISDLRSFFSENENNRAINAIMRVMECINIRPEQIGPEKKENCKFTNVQVLNLLMLFPFFVVRNAYRYSGSSLSRLFCCEKDMFYRFMNDGDIKWRKLLYAMNLQLLRKISRSTEAEHDKPVCLIIDDTDAPKSGRKSELIGKVFSHIQHKSILGYKCLTLLLCDGMSQLFLDFSLHGEEGSNPDKKQGLTDKQRSERFSADYTGQCVEERIKEYTMKKTDKAIEMVKYAIKRGIRFDYLLVDSWFTSADFVRLITSRHIKCHLIGMIKIGKTKYHTQWGDLTAKQIIKKLQKQGLTKHNRTLRCTYCTIDVKFAGTTVRLFFSKRGRNGLWNGLLTTDLSLSFLKAYRTYAIRWTTEVAYHDQKQLLDFGRCQSVHFSAQIASFTLIMMQYNILCTVKRFEAYETVGALFRDTTGNTLELSASDRIWELILDTILEIAEMISADASELLSAVIDANPKFHKLYQMYKLVA, translated from the coding sequence GTGAGCAAAGGTACAACAATTATTTCAGATTTGAGAAGCTTTTTCTCAGAAAATGAGAATAACCGTGCAATTAATGCGATTATGAGAGTGATGGAGTGCATAAACATACGTCCGGAGCAGATAGGGCCAGAGAAGAAAGAGAACTGCAAGTTCACGAACGTGCAGGTCCTTAATCTTTTGATGCTGTTCCCTTTCTTCGTCGTCAGGAATGCATACCGGTACTCTGGCTCTTCATTAAGCCGCTTGTTCTGTTGTGAGAAGGACATGTTCTATCGTTTTATGAATGATGGTGATATCAAGTGGCGCAAACTGCTGTATGCGATGAACCTCCAGCTGCTGCGTAAGATCAGCCGTAGCACCGAGGCTGAGCATGACAAGCCTGTCTGCCTGATTATCGATGACACAGACGCTCCAAAGAGTGGTCGCAAGAGTGAACTTATCGGCAAGGTTTTCTCTCATATCCAACATAAGAGCATCCTCGGCTACAAATGTCTGACGCTGCTTCTGTGCGATGGCATGAGCCAATTGTTTCTCGATTTCTCGCTTCATGGTGAAGAAGGCAGTAATCCTGACAAGAAGCAAGGGTTGACGGACAAGCAACGCAGTGAGCGTTTCTCTGCCGACTATACGGGGCAATGTGTTGAGGAGCGCATAAAAGAATACACCATGAAGAAGACTGACAAGGCAATCGAGATGGTGAAGTACGCTATCAAGCGTGGAATACGTTTCGACTATCTGCTGGTTGACAGTTGGTTTACCAGTGCAGACTTCGTTCGCCTGATTACCAGCCGCCACATCAAGTGTCATTTGATTGGTATGATAAAGATTGGAAAAACCAAATACCACACCCAGTGGGGTGATTTGACTGCTAAGCAGATTATCAAGAAGCTCCAGAAGCAGGGTCTCACCAAACATAACAGGACACTCAGATGTACCTACTGCACCATCGATGTGAAGTTTGCAGGTACCACCGTGCGTTTGTTCTTCTCGAAACGAGGCAGGAATGGGCTTTGGAATGGATTGCTCACTACGGACCTCTCGCTTAGTTTTCTCAAAGCATACAGGACGTACGCTATCCGCTGGACTACCGAGGTGGCTTATCACGACCAGAAGCAACTGCTCGACTTCGGCAGATGTCAGAGCGTACACTTCTCTGCACAGATTGCCAGCTTTACGCTGATCATGATGCAGTACAACATACTTTGCACGGTGAAGCGGTTTGAAGCCTACGAAACCGTCGGGGCGCTCTTCCGTGATACCACTGGCAACACTCTCGAGCTGTCCGCTTCGGACAGGATATGGGAACTTATATTGGACACCATCCTGGAAATCGCAGAGATGATCTCTGCCGATGCCAGTGAACTGCTTTCTGCGGTTATTGATGCCAATCCTAAGTTCCATAAGCTATATCAAATGTATAAATTAGTCGCTTGA
- a CDS encoding tetratricopeptide repeat-containing sensor histidine kinase → MVNPTKTKIRTGIMLVALTSIASLLSCDDTPTTAIPMQQTMDSLKMWYTQMEGDSMYAASTRIAQFLEQHQDDMSEPVRRLRAEWLKAKGVYYTAIKGQPDSGLVYTEQALAEMQGLKGMDEIRVLAMANRADFYRQLGQLDRSADGYLQAMQTADSTGMGDEMKIPLMLGISTAYTFMGDYANSQRWWQRLGTMLPTMQRGDQFIYYNNLGNDHYFQAHYQEARDCFLKAAALVKDDEAKLWDYYTSLGNLGEIYICLEQADSARQIISEADSFFRRVNFPPLIYYMATSSMKLKMLEGDIPAAQAIAAASPKDDISIPAAKVLRLQALEQLMKKTGRWQEATEIHDELHQLTDSIQKKQSAMRMSTQLLQYKHDKQLMAQQQEINQQQMSFHLALALLAIALLIIVVTVVLYQLHRRRHRLQEITSQQQIIVLRMENIRNRITPHFIYNALSHEMLAQMDGKAVDLSALTQLLRRGVDQADMLETTLSEELRFVDYYVEIEGRQMGNKLHYEKIIAPDVAPEEVHLPAMTIQIFVENAIKHGLQRQGGELTIRVNRQGDSTLIEVIDNGKGLGNKSPMEHTGMRVVRQTIQMLNEHNHQQITFGIANRQPSGCRAWLLVPSEYNYSIISQS, encoded by the coding sequence ATGGTTAACCCTACAAAAACAAAGATAAGAACTGGTATCATGCTTGTCGCCCTGACAAGTATTGCCTCCTTGCTGTCCTGCGACGACACGCCCACCACCGCCATACCCATGCAGCAGACCATGGATTCGCTGAAGATGTGGTACACACAGATGGAGGGCGACTCCATGTATGCTGCCAGCACACGCATTGCGCAATTCCTTGAGCAGCACCAAGACGACATGAGTGAACCTGTGCGCAGACTAAGAGCTGAATGGCTGAAGGCAAAAGGTGTCTATTATACTGCCATCAAGGGTCAGCCCGACAGCGGGCTGGTGTACACCGAACAGGCCCTGGCCGAGATGCAGGGACTGAAGGGCATGGACGAGATACGCGTGCTGGCAATGGCCAACAGGGCCGACTTCTACCGCCAGCTGGGTCAGCTCGACCGCAGTGCCGACGGCTACCTGCAGGCCATGCAGACGGCCGACTCTACCGGCATGGGCGACGAGATGAAGATTCCCCTGATGCTGGGTATCAGCACGGCCTATACCTTCATGGGCGACTATGCCAACAGTCAGCGCTGGTGGCAGCGCCTGGGCACTATGCTGCCCACCATGCAACGGGGCGATCAGTTTATATATTACAACAACCTGGGTAATGACCATTATTTTCAGGCACATTACCAAGAGGCACGCGACTGTTTCCTGAAGGCTGCTGCACTGGTTAAGGACGACGAGGCCAAGCTGTGGGACTACTACACCTCTCTTGGAAACCTGGGCGAGATCTACATCTGCCTGGAACAGGCCGACTCTGCCCGTCAGATTATCAGCGAGGCCGACTCCTTCTTCCGCCGCGTCAATTTCCCACCTCTTATTTACTATATGGCCACATCCAGCATGAAACTGAAGATGCTGGAGGGCGATATTCCCGCTGCACAGGCCATCGCCGCTGCAAGTCCCAAGGACGACATCAGCATCCCTGCCGCCAAGGTGTTAAGACTGCAGGCCCTGGAACAGCTGATGAAGAAGACCGGACGCTGGCAGGAGGCCACGGAGATTCACGACGAACTGCACCAGCTGACCGACTCCATCCAGAAGAAACAGTCGGCCATGAGGATGAGTACCCAACTGCTGCAATACAAGCACGACAAGCAGCTGATGGCGCAACAGCAGGAGATAAACCAGCAGCAGATGAGTTTCCACCTGGCCCTGGCATTACTGGCCATTGCCCTGCTGATCATCGTCGTCACCGTTGTGCTCTACCAGCTGCACCGTCGCCGCCATCGCCTGCAGGAGATAACCTCCCAGCAGCAGATCATCGTGCTGCGCATGGAGAATATCCGCAACCGCATCACGCCGCATTTCATCTATAACGCCCTGTCTCACGAGATGCTCGCACAGATGGATGGCAAAGCGGTCGACCTGAGTGCCCTCACGCAATTGCTGCGCCGTGGCGTCGACCAGGCCGATATGCTGGAGACCACGCTCAGCGAGGAACTGCGCTTCGTGGACTACTATGTGGAGATAGAGGGCCGGCAGATGGGCAACAAGCTGCATTACGAGAAAATCATCGCGCCAGACGTTGCGCCCGAAGAGGTACACCTGCCTGCCATGACCATACAGATCTTTGTTGAGAATGCCATCAAGCATGGACTGCAGCGCCAGGGTGGCGAACTCACCATCCGCGTCAACCGTCAGGGCGACAGCACCCTGATAGAAGTCATCGACAACGGCAAGGGACTGGGCAACAAGAGTCCAATGGAACATACCGGCATGAGGGTGGTACGTCAAACCATACAGATGCTCAACGAGCACAACCACCAGCAAATCACATTTGGCATCGCCAACAGGCAACCGTCAGGCTGCAGAGCCTGGTTGCTGGTGCCTAGCGAATATAACTATTCCATCATCTCACAATCTTAA
- a CDS encoding LytR/AlgR family response regulator transcription factor, with product MQKLTKVFIVDDNQEAIEVLQRLLEKNYSVDIVGTACDAKSAAETIIQTEPDIIFIDIELPTMSGLEFCSLIRQDIKPETKVVFYTGHEKYMLDAIRHQAFDYLMKPPTEQDLSQIMTRYYENKLAGIPSVGSNAEQLPIILVVNAMNEHTTLRISDIAYFRYNQERKIWETICMDGTIYLLRHRTTADVILNYSTDFVQIHKRYIVNINQIKKIQESACILMEPMESVTELRISKNYRTQLMSAFYSL from the coding sequence ATGCAGAAACTGACCAAGGTATTTATAGTAGACGACAATCAGGAAGCAATAGAGGTGTTACAACGCCTCTTGGAGAAGAATTATTCCGTAGACATCGTAGGCACGGCCTGCGATGCCAAGTCGGCGGCTGAGACTATCATCCAGACCGAACCCGACATCATCTTCATTGATATCGAACTGCCCACCATGTCTGGTCTGGAATTCTGCTCACTCATCCGTCAGGACATTAAGCCCGAGACCAAGGTCGTATTCTATACCGGTCACGAGAAATATATGTTGGACGCCATCCGTCACCAGGCTTTCGACTACCTGATGAAGCCACCCACAGAGCAAGACCTCAGCCAAATTATGACACGCTACTATGAAAACAAACTGGCTGGCATTCCATCTGTAGGGTCAAACGCCGAACAGCTTCCCATTATCCTGGTTGTCAACGCCATGAACGAGCACACCACCCTGCGTATCAGCGACATAGCCTATTTCCGTTATAACCAGGAACGCAAAATATGGGAGACCATCTGCATGGATGGAACCATCTACCTGTTGCGCCATCGTACCACGGCCGACGTGATTCTGAACTACTCTACTGACTTCGTTCAGATACACAAGCGCTACATCGTCAACATCAATCAGATAAAAAAGATACAGGAGTCTGCCTGTATCCTGATGGAGCCCATGGAGTCAGTCACCGAACTGCGCATCAGCAAAAACTACCGCACCCAACTGATGTCAGCATTCTATTCGCTATAG